A single window of Fervidicoccus fontis Kam940 DNA harbors:
- a CDS encoding winged helix-turn-helix domain-containing protein, whose translation MSNETEEERKYRSDTEILYEIMNVISSGGDFGIKKTHLMYKTNLNSKMLQKYLDILQRNGLIIEESKGKQKIIKMTPKGKSAYFSLKMFSSYLNIVQTPQEIVEIYERLRGLKGENVNISYNSMLLGKSGIEYAALVVITKEKDRYVVGHVLSKNKLDMVVDLMQYIIMMLDTNSKIILIVSDESISKIIPEKLENDIKIIPLEPKENLIERIRNSIKI comes from the coding sequence ATTTCCAACGAAACAGAAGAAGAGAGAAAATATAGGTCAGACACTGAAATCTTATATGAAATAATGAATGTTATTTCCAGTGGAGGAGATTTTGGGATAAAGAAGACTCATTTGATGTATAAGACCAACTTAAATTCCAAAATGCTTCAAAAATATCTCGACATACTTCAGAGAAATGGACTGATAATAGAAGAAAGTAAGGGAAAGCAGAAAATAATAAAAATGACGCCAAAAGGAAAAAGCGCATACTTTTCATTAAAGATGTTTTCTTCCTATCTCAACATAGTACAGACTCCGCAGGAAATTGTTGAAATATATGAAAGATTAAGAGGATTAAAGGGAGAAAATGTTAACATAAGTTACAACAGTATGCTCTTAGGAAAAAGCGGAATAGAATATGCGGCTTTAGTTGTAATTACAAAAGAGAAAGATAGGTACGTAGTTGGACATGTGCTAAGTAAAAACAAGCTTGATATGGTAGTAGATCTTATGCAGTATATAATTATGATGCTAGATACAAATTCAAAAATTATATTAATAGTTTCAGATGAAAGCATTTCAAAAATAATACCGGAAAAATTGGAAAATGATATCAAAATAATTCCATTAGAACCAAAAGAGAACTTGATTGAAAGGATCAGGAATTCGATAAAAATCTAA
- a CDS encoding slipin family protein, with amino-acid sequence MDAYTLVSNLTTIIFIIIILIIFLSMAIKVVREYERAVVFRLGRLLGAKGPGLFFIIPFVDRLLKVDLRIVAVDVPEQRSVTRDNVSVGVDAVIYYKVLDPVKAIMAVENYSYAVLMLAQTTLRDVIGQVELDDLLSKREELNKRIQGILDVLTDPWGIKVTAVTLKEVKLPDTMLRALAKQAEAERFRRARIIEAEGERQSASIMSEAATFYESHPMAMRLRELQTLIEIAREKNLIIVTPESRGEILGTVVGLTKGIQVGGKETSTSSPMKASSESESET; translated from the coding sequence ATGGATGCATATACTTTAGTTTCAAACCTAACAACTATAATATTCATCATCATAATATTGATAATTTTCCTTTCAATGGCTATAAAAGTAGTCAGAGAATATGAGAGGGCTGTTGTCTTTAGGCTTGGAAGGCTACTTGGAGCAAAAGGTCCGGGACTTTTCTTCATAATTCCTTTTGTAGATAGGCTTTTAAAAGTGGATTTGAGAATTGTTGCGGTTGATGTTCCTGAGCAAAGGAGCGTTACGAGGGATAATGTTTCAGTAGGAGTTGATGCAGTAATCTATTATAAAGTTCTAGACCCAGTAAAGGCTATTATGGCTGTGGAAAACTACTCATATGCTGTTCTCATGCTTGCGCAAACAACTTTGAGGGATGTAATCGGGCAGGTAGAGCTGGATGATCTTCTTTCAAAAAGAGAAGAGCTAAATAAGAGAATTCAGGGGATATTGGACGTGCTGACCGATCCCTGGGGCATAAAAGTGACTGCAGTTACTTTAAAAGAGGTAAAATTACCGGACACAATGTTAAGGGCATTAGCTAAGCAAGCTGAAGCCGAACGGTTTAGGAGGGCGAGAATAATTGAGGCAGAGGGTGAGAGGCAGTCTGCTAGTATAATGTCTGAAGCTGCAACATTTTATGAATCTCATCCAATGGCTATGAGACTTAGAGAGCTTCAAACCCTTATTGAAATCGCTAGAGAGAAGAATCTGATAATTGTGACTCCAGAGAGTAGGGGTGAAATTCTTGGGACCGTAGTAGGTCTTACAAAAGGTATCCAGGTAGGTGGAAAAGAAACTTCAACCTCTTCTCCCATGAAAGCTTCAAGTGAGTCAGAAAGTGAAACATAA
- a CDS encoding NfeD family protein has product MSLKAKALFFIVVFLLLFLLFSESKISYAQSNNVIGNRVIVITVSGVIDSAVEEYVSNAIAVAEKEHAILVIYLNTPGGLLDSAMNIAIDIDKSTIPVIGFVVDKWAESAGTLIFVCTHIAAMQPGTIIGSMQPIEYDPTTGTYTLVNDTKIINPILKFLDEHAGNKDRNLTSIHDFVLENLNLGPQEALEYHVINYIAYNIDDLLRQINGTQVYLPGTNITYIINTSSYTLEYFDMNIREYIVHAISDPTLSTLMLSLGMMIILFGILSGHLGVVPAGILLLLLGFVGNGYSISATSILLILFGSILLVVEHFISSFGVAGGIGIVMIVLGIALAPTSIGFSFSEQYAQSVLYSAYAVGVVLGAITAFIIYKIIAVRRRKPFSWKLEGALGKAVDPISPDNEGFVVIDGEYWKAKSESESISPGDEVIVVKKEGPILIVRKRIEK; this is encoded by the coding sequence ATGAGTCTGAAAGCTAAAGCATTGTTTTTCATAGTGGTTTTTTTATTATTATTTTTGCTTTTTTCTGAGAGTAAGATTTCATATGCTCAAAGCAATAATGTTATAGGAAACAGAGTGATAGTCATAACTGTTAGCGGTGTAATTGATTCGGCGGTAGAAGAATATGTAAGCAATGCAATTGCAGTAGCAGAGAAAGAGCATGCGATTTTAGTTATATATCTAAATACTCCAGGAGGTCTTCTCGATTCTGCGATGAACATCGCTATAGATATCGATAAATCTACCATTCCTGTGATTGGATTCGTAGTAGATAAATGGGCGGAGAGTGCTGGAACACTGATTTTTGTCTGCACACATATAGCTGCAATGCAACCGGGAACAATAATAGGTTCCATGCAACCTATTGAATATGATCCTACTACTGGAACATATACATTAGTGAATGATACTAAAATAATCAACCCGATACTAAAGTTTCTAGATGAGCATGCTGGAAATAAAGATAGAAATTTAACGTCAATACATGATTTCGTGTTGGAAAATTTAAATTTGGGGCCTCAAGAGGCTCTGGAGTATCATGTTATTAACTATATAGCTTATAACATCGACGACCTTCTTAGGCAAATTAATGGAACGCAGGTTTACCTCCCAGGTACAAACATCACATATATAATAAATACTTCGTCTTATACATTAGAATATTTTGATATGAATATAAGAGAATATATTGTGCATGCGATATCAGATCCTACTCTTTCCACACTTATGTTATCCTTAGGCATGATGATCATATTATTCGGCATACTTTCAGGGCATCTAGGAGTAGTTCCTGCAGGCATTCTTCTACTTCTTCTTGGATTTGTAGGAAATGGTTATAGTATAAGTGCAACAAGCATATTACTAATTCTCTTTGGGAGCATTTTATTGGTTGTAGAGCATTTCATTTCTAGTTTTGGAGTTGCAGGAGGGATTGGGATAGTTATGATCGTCCTTGGCATAGCTTTAGCACCAACATCAATAGGTTTTTCTTTTAGTGAGCAGTATGCACAGAGTGTTTTATACTCCGCATATGCCGTTGGAGTAGTTTTAGGGGCAATTACCGCTTTCATCATTTACAAAATAATAGCGGTCAGAAGGAGGAAGCCTTTTTCATGGAAATTAGAGGGCGCTTTAGGGAAAGCAGTTGACCCTATTTCACCTGACAATGAAGGCTTTGTAGTAATTGATGGAGAATACTGGAAAGCTAAAAGCGAAAGCGAAAGTATTTCTCCTGGCGATGAGGTTATTGTAGTGAAAAAAGAAGGACCAATTCTTATTGTTAGGAAAAGGATAGAAAAATAA
- a CDS encoding CDC48 family AAA ATPase has protein sequence MSEEVRAIVAEAKSRDVGKKRARVSFRLMSKLGVTSGDFIEIEGRKGTTLVQVWPAYPEDEDKDYIRIDGVIRNAIGVSVGETVTIRKAEASPATKIVLAPTGIEGKLSKDYVEYFENLLKEELSGKPLKRGETIIVPLSFFGSELTFVVTNTQPTTNVFVTSSTEIQVREEPVKEGEIVGEIPKVTWEDIGDLEEAKRRLREIVELPMRQPQLFRHLGIEPPKGVLLYGPPGTGKTLLAKALANEIGAYFVAINGPEIMSKFYGESEQRLREIFQQAQENAPAIIFIDEIDSIAPKREEVTGEVERRVVAQLLTLMDGLKERGRVVVIGATNRPDALDPALRRPGRFDREIEIAPPDVKARKEILMVHTRNVPLAEDVDLDKLAAITHGFTGADLAALVKEAAMNTIRRFIEEKKVDLDKPIKPELLKDVKVTWSDFMNALKDVNPSLIREIYVEVPNVKWSDIGGLEEAKQQLREAVEWPLKYPEIYEKMGVRPPRGVLLFGPPGTGKTMLAKAVATESEANFIAVRGPEVLSKWVGESEKAIREIFRRARQVAPTVIFFDEIDSITPARGLRYDSSGVTDRIVNQLLTEIDGIQPLSNVVVIGATNRPDILDPALLRPGRFDRLVYIPPPDKKSRLDILKIHTRKVPLASDVDLEKLADMTEGYTGADLEALVREAVMLALREKLEARPVEFKYFLKAMETVGPSLTREEVEKYERLAKQLKKMTI, from the coding sequence ATGAGCGAAGAAGTTAGAGCTATTGTAGCAGAAGCAAAATCAAGAGATGTCGGTAAGAAAAGGGCTAGGGTTTCATTTAGGTTAATGAGCAAACTAGGAGTTACTTCTGGAGACTTTATTGAAATAGAAGGTAGAAAAGGAACTACATTAGTTCAAGTTTGGCCTGCTTACCCAGAAGATGAAGATAAGGATTATATCAGAATTGATGGTGTAATAAGGAATGCGATAGGTGTTAGCGTTGGTGAGACTGTAACAATTAGAAAGGCAGAAGCATCTCCGGCAACAAAGATAGTGTTGGCACCTACTGGTATAGAAGGCAAGCTTAGTAAGGATTATGTAGAATACTTTGAAAACTTACTTAAAGAGGAGCTTAGCGGGAAACCTCTGAAGAGAGGCGAAACGATCATCGTTCCGCTTTCATTCTTTGGCTCTGAGCTTACATTTGTTGTTACTAATACACAACCCACAACAAATGTCTTTGTTACAAGTTCTACAGAAATTCAAGTAAGAGAAGAGCCGGTGAAGGAGGGAGAAATAGTAGGAGAAATTCCTAAAGTTACTTGGGAGGACATCGGAGATTTAGAAGAAGCCAAAAGGAGGCTAAGGGAAATTGTAGAACTTCCCATGAGGCAACCACAACTATTTAGGCATTTAGGTATAGAGCCTCCCAAAGGAGTTCTACTCTATGGACCTCCAGGAACCGGAAAAACCTTACTCGCAAAAGCATTGGCAAATGAAATTGGAGCCTACTTTGTAGCAATAAATGGTCCTGAGATTATGAGCAAGTTCTACGGAGAGAGTGAACAGAGGCTGAGGGAAATATTCCAGCAAGCACAGGAAAATGCACCTGCCATAATATTTATTGATGAAATTGACAGTATTGCACCAAAAAGAGAGGAAGTCACCGGTGAAGTGGAAAGAAGGGTCGTCGCTCAATTGTTAACGCTTATGGATGGTCTGAAGGAAAGAGGAAGAGTTGTTGTTATTGGAGCTACAAACAGACCAGATGCGCTCGATCCAGCTTTAAGAAGACCGGGAAGGTTTGATAGAGAAATAGAAATCGCCCCTCCAGATGTTAAAGCCAGAAAAGAAATATTAATGGTTCATACAAGAAACGTTCCATTGGCTGAAGATGTCGATCTTGATAAGCTCGCTGCTATAACTCATGGATTTACCGGAGCAGATCTTGCTGCTTTAGTAAAAGAGGCAGCAATGAATACTATTAGGAGGTTTATCGAAGAGAAAAAAGTAGATTTGGACAAGCCGATTAAGCCTGAGCTTTTGAAAGATGTAAAGGTCACATGGAGCGATTTTATGAATGCGCTTAAAGATGTGAATCCGTCGCTTATTAGAGAAATATATGTAGAGGTTCCAAATGTTAAGTGGAGCGATATAGGTGGGCTTGAAGAGGCAAAACAGCAGCTGAGAGAGGCAGTTGAGTGGCCTCTCAAGTACCCTGAGATATATGAAAAAATGGGAGTAAGACCTCCAAGAGGCGTATTACTCTTTGGACCTCCTGGTACTGGGAAAACGATGCTCGCTAAGGCTGTTGCAACTGAGAGCGAGGCGAACTTTATAGCAGTCAGAGGTCCAGAGGTGTTGAGCAAGTGGGTTGGAGAGAGTGAGAAAGCTATAAGGGAAATATTCAGGAGAGCAAGACAGGTCGCTCCGACTGTCATCTTCTTTGATGAAATTGATTCAATTACTCCTGCAAGAGGATTAAGGTATGATTCTTCTGGAGTGACAGATAGGATTGTCAATCAATTACTTACGGAAATTGACGGAATACAACCTCTTTCAAACGTTGTTGTTATTGGAGCTACAAACAGACCAGACATACTAGATCCTGCTCTATTAAGACCGGGAAGGTTTGATAGATTGGTGTATATTCCTCCGCCAGACAAAAAGTCGAGGTTAGACATATTAAAAATACATACGAGAAAAGTTCCTCTTGCAAGTGATGTAGATTTAGAAAAGCTGGCAGACATGACTGAAGGCTACACTGGCGCAGATCTGGAAGCTTTAGTTAGAGAAGCAGTGATGCTCGCTCTTAGGGAAAAACTTGAAGCTAGACCTGTTGAGTTCAAATACTTCCTTAAGGCCATGGAGACTGTAGGACCATCGCTGACTAGAGAAGAAGTAGAAAAGTATGAGAGGCTGGCAAAGCAGCTTAAAAAAATGACGATCTGA